The Nocardia sp. NBC_00508 nucleotide sequence CTCCGACGTCACCGACGAGGTGGTCAGCGAAACCGCCGAGGCGCCCAAGCACGCGGACGAGAACGGCGCGCCCGCCGTGCACAAGGTCAAGACCCGGACCTACCACTACCCCGGAGGTCTGGAGGAATTCGTCCGCCACATCAACCGGACCAAGCAGCCGATCCACAATTCGGTCGTCGGGTTCACCGGTAAGGGCACCGGCCACGAGCTCGAGGTCGCGATGCAGTGGAACTCCGGCTACTCGGAGTCGGTGCACACCTTCGCCAACACCATCAATACCCACGAGGGCGGTACACACGAGGAGGGCTTCCGCGCGGCGTTGACCACGGTGGTCAACAAGTACGCGAAGGACAAGAAGCTCATCAAGGAGAAGGACGGCAACCTCACCGGTGACGACATCCGGGAGGGCCTGGCCGCCATCGTGAGCGTCAAGGTCGGCGAGCCGCAGTTCGAGGGCCAGACCAAGACCAAACTCGGCAACACCGAGGTCAAGTCCTTCGTGCAGCGCGCCTGCAACGAGCACCTCACCCATTGGTTCGAGGCCAACCCGGCCGACGCGAAGACCATCGTGAACAAGGCCGTGTCCTCGGCACAGGCTCGCATGGCGGCGCGCAAGGCGCGCGAGCTGGTGCGCCGCAAGTCGGCAACCGACCTGGGCGGTCTGCCCGGCAAGCTCGCCGACTGCCGGTCCAAAGACCCGCACAAGTCCGAGATCTACATCGTCGAGGGTGACTCCGCCGGCGGCTCGGCAAAGTCCGGCCGTGACTCGATGTACCAGGCGATCCTGCCGATCCGAGGCAAGATCATCAACGTAGAGAAGGCGCGGATCGACAAGGTTCTCAAGAACAATGAGGTCCAGTCGATCATCACCGCGTTCGGCACCGGCATCCACGACGAATTCGACATCAGCAAGCTGCGGTATCACAAGATCGTGCTGATGGCCGACGCCGACGTCGACGGCCAGCACATCTCGACGCTGCTGCTCACGCTGCTGTTCCGGTTCATGCGCCCGCTGGTCGAGCACGGTCACGTGTACCTGGCGCAGCCGCCGCTGTACAAGCTCAAGTGGCAGCGCAGCGACCCGGAGTTCGCCTACTCCGACCGCGAGCGCGACGGTCTGATGGAGACCGGCCTCGCCGCGGGCAAGAAGATCAACAAGGACGACGGCGTGCAGCGCTACAAGGGTCTCGGCGAGATGAACCCCAAGGAGCTGTGGGAGACCACCATGGATCCGTCGGTGCGGCTGTTGCGTCAAGTGACGTTGGACGACGCGGCCGCGGCCGACGAGCTGTTCAGCGTGCTGATGGGCGAAGACGTCGAGGCGCGGCGCAGCTTCATCACCCGCAACGCCAAGGACGTCCGCTTCCTCGATCTGTGAGTCAGCGCGCGCGTCGTGACGCGCGATCCCATTCCGCACGACACCATCGCGCAGCACTCATGACGCCGACGGGATGCGGGAGCATCTGCAAGACACAGGAGACCTCATGACCGACACCACCCTGCCCCCGACCGGCGGCGAGCGCATCGAACCGGTCGACATCCAGCAGGAGATGCAGAACAGCTACATCGATTACGCGATGAGCGTGATCGTCGGCCGCGCGCTGCCCGACGTGCGCGACGGCCTGAAGCCGGTGCACCGGCGCATCCTGTACGCGATGCACGACAACGGGTATCGGCCCGACCGCGGTTATGTGAAGTCCGCGCGCCCGGTCGCCGAGACCATGGGTAACTACCACCCGCACGGCGACGTGCCGATCTACGACACCCTGGTGCGGATGGCGCAGCCGTGGTCGCTGCGCTACCCGCTGGTCGACCCGCAGGGCAACTTCGGTTCCCGCGGCAACGACGGCCCGGCGGCCATGCGCTACACCGAGTGCCGTCTCACGCCCATCGCGATGGAGATGCTGCGCGAGATCGACCACGAGACGGTCGATTTCGTGCCGAACTACGACGGCCGCTCGCGGGAGCCGGTGGTTCTGCCGTCCCGGGTGCCGAACCTGCTGATCAACGGCTCGGGCGGCATCGCGGTCGGTATGGCGACCAACATTCCGCCGCACAACCTCAGGGAAGTCGCCGAGGCGATCTACTGGGCGTTGGAGAATCACGACGCCGACGAGGAAGCCACCCTCGCCGCCTGCATGGCGCGCGTCAAGGGCCCGGACTTCCCGACCGACGGCCTGATCGTGGGTGGCCAGGGCATCCACGACGCCTACTCCACCGGTCGCGGCTCCATCCGCATGCGCGGTGTGGTCGAGATCGAGGAGGACAACAAGGGCCGCACCACAATCGTCATCACCGAGCTGCCTTACCAGGTCAACCCGGACAACCTGATCTCCTCGATCGCCGAGCAGGTGCGCGACGGCAAGATCGCGGGCATCTCCGACATCCACGACGAGTCCTCCGACCGCGCAGGTCTGCGCATCGTGGTCACCGTCAAGCGCGACGCCGTGGCCAAGGTGGTGCTGAACAACCTCTACAAGCACACCCAGCTGCAGACCAGCTTCGGTGCGAACATGCTGTCCATCGTCGACGGGGTGCCGCGCACCCTGCGGCTGGACCAGATGATCCGCCATTACGTCAACCACCAGCTCGACGTGATCGTGCGGCGGACCCGGTACCTGCTGCGCAAGGCCGAGGAACGAGCCCACATCCTGCGCGGTCTGGTCAAGGCGCTGGACGCGCTGGACGAGGTCATCGCATTGATCCGGCGCTCGGCCGACACCGAGACCGCGCGTACCGGCCTCATGAGGCTGCTGGAGATCGACGAGATCCAGGCGACCGCGATTCTCGACATGCAGCTGCGGCGCCTCTCGGCGTTGGAGCGGCAGAAGATCGTCGACGAGTTGGCCAAGATCGAACTCGAGATCGCCGACCTCAAGGACATCCTGGAGAAGCCGCAGCGCCAGCGCGCGATCGTCCGGGACGAGCTGCAGGAGATCGTCGACAAGTACGGCGACGAGCGGCGCACCAAGATCATCGCGGCGGACGGCGACGTGGCCGACGAGGATCTCATCGCCCGCGAAGACGTGGTCGTCACGATCACCGAGACCGGCTACGCCAAGCGCACCAAGACCGATCTCTATCGCAGTCAGAAGCGCGGCGGCAAGGGCGTGCAGGGCGCAGGTCTCAAGCAGGACGACATCGTCAAGCACTTCTTCATCACCTCGACGCACGACTGGCTGCTGTTCTTCACGAACAAGGGGCGCGTGTACCGCGCCAAGGCCTACGAACTGCCGGAGGCCAACCGCACGGCGCGCGGACAGCACGTGGCGAACCTGCTCGCCTTCCAGCCGGACGAGAAGATCGCCCAGATCATTCAGATCAGGACCTACACCGACGCCCCGTACCTGGTGCTCGCCACCAGGAACGGTCTGGTGAAGAAGTCGAAGCTGACCGATTTCGACTCCAACCGCAGCGGCGGCATCGTCGCGGTGAATCTGCGCGATGAGGACGAATTGGTCGGCGCCGTGCTGTGCTCGGCCGACGAGGACCTGCTTCTGGTATCCGCGCTCGGCCAGTCGATTCGCTTCTCGGCCACCGACGAGGCGCTGCGTCCGATGGGGCGCGCGACCTCGGGCGTACAGGGCATGCGGTTCAACGACAGCGATGAACTGTTGTCGCTCAATGTGGTTCGCGATGGCACATATCTGCTGGTCGCGACGTCCGGCGGCTATGCGAAGCGCACGGCGATCGAGGAGTACACCGCGCAGGGCCGCGGCGGTAAAGGCGTATTGACCATCCAGTTCGACGCGAAACGTGGCACCCTGGTCGGGGCGCTCATCGTCGACGACGAGGATGAGTTGTACGCGATCACCTCCGGGGGCGGCGTCATCCGGACGGCGGCAAAGCAGGTTCGTAAGGCTGGACGGCAGACCAAGGGCGTGCGATTGATGAACCTCGCAGAGGGCGATACCTTGCTTGCGATCGCGCGCAATGCCGACGAGCCCGATCCCGATCAGCTCGCCGGTGACGGCGATACCGGTTCTTCTGAGAAGTAATCCAACAGCGGCGGCAACGAACGGATCTAAGGATTCCCATTGACCACTCCGAATCAGCCGAATGACGAGCGGCACCAGACGAACGGTGTGACCGAGCGGATCGCACCGTCACCGATTCCGCCGCGGCCGATCCCACGGCCGGTCGCCTCGGCCGAGAACGGTCAGTCCGGCGGCGGCCAACCGGGCGGTCCCCAGTCCGGCGGCCACCCTGGTGGACAACCGGGTGGTCACCAGGGCCAGCCGGGGCCGCAGCCGGGTGGCGGGCAGCCCGGTGCCAACAACCCGAACGCCCAGCCGCACGAGATTCGTGACAACCAGGGTGATTTCGCGGCGCAGCAGGGCATGCCGGACAAGGCGCCCGCCGGCGACGGCCAGGACCACTTCGATCAGAAGACGGCGCGGATCAACACCAAGGCCGAGCAGTCAGCGCCCGAGGGCGGGGAGAAGCAGGCCGGCGGTACCGCAGGCAACGGTGGCCAGCAGTCGCCGTATCAGGACGGATGGTCGCAGCTTCCGCAGCGGGAGCCGCAGTCCAACCTGTACCGACCCGGTCAGGCGCCGGTCACCGGCCGCCCGAACTCGGGCGGGCCGGTCGGTCTCAGCAACAACACGTCCAACGCGCGTACCACCGCCGACCTGGCGGCCAAGGCGGCACGCAAGGAAGCGGCGATGGTGAAGTCCGTCGGCATCGACGGACCCACCCGCAGCATCGCGCGGCCGGAGCTGATCAAGGACATGCCCGACCTGTCCGAGATCCGCCACCCATTGCCGCCGACCGAGGCCTCGGGTCCCCAGTCCACACCGCTTTCGCCCGCGGTTCCGGTCGCGGTCGCCGCGGTCGCTTCCGGTCATCCGCTGCGGGCTACAGTGCAGATCCGTCGCATCGATCCCTGGTCGACACTGAAGATCTCGCTGGTGATCAGCGTGGCGATGTTCTTCGTGTGGATGCTGGCGGTCGGCCTGCTGTACATCGTGCTCGAGGGCATGGGTGTGTGGGAACGACTGAACAACACGTTCACCGACATGGTGTCCCAGGACGGCGGCTCGGTCGGGTTGATCGACGCGGGCACCGTCTTCGGCTACGCGGGCGTGATCGGCTTGATCAATGTCGTTCTGTTCACCGCGCTCGGCACCGTCGGCACGTTCATCTACAACCAGTGCTGCGACCTCGTCGGCGGTATCCAGGTAACCCTGGCCGACCCCGACTAGGCCAGGTCCTCCGAACGGCCGGTACCCGCCCTCAGCAGGGCTGGTTCCGGCCGTTTTGGTTATCGGCAATACGCCGAGGCGGCCCGCTCAGATCGTTCTCGGGCCGGGCCCGAGTCAACCGCAAGCCTTCTACCAGCAGTTTTGGTTCATGGAGCTCGTTTCCGGTAATCTTTGCTCTCGGCTCGGCGATCCGAGTCGATTACAACAGGGGCCTATAGCTCAGGCGGTTAGAGCGCTTCGCTGATAACGAAGAGGTCGGAGGTTCAAGTCCTCCTAGGCCCACCCACATTTCCGGTCATCGACCGTCCGGTAGCAGATTCGCACCACGCCCCCCGCTTTCACAGCATGTTGTGTCGTCGACTTCGATGGCAAAGAACAGCGGTGCGGACATCTCACCTTTGCCACGTGCTCGGCGATGGAGGTACGCCAGTAGCGCTCGAGTGGGGTTTGGAGATTGCACCCCCAAACGTGATGGCGGAGCAAAAAAGGCTCGCGCTCTCCGCGAGCACGAGCCTGCCCC carries:
- the gyrA gene encoding DNA gyrase subunit A; this translates as MTDTTLPPTGGERIEPVDIQQEMQNSYIDYAMSVIVGRALPDVRDGLKPVHRRILYAMHDNGYRPDRGYVKSARPVAETMGNYHPHGDVPIYDTLVRMAQPWSLRYPLVDPQGNFGSRGNDGPAAMRYTECRLTPIAMEMLREIDHETVDFVPNYDGRSREPVVLPSRVPNLLINGSGGIAVGMATNIPPHNLREVAEAIYWALENHDADEEATLAACMARVKGPDFPTDGLIVGGQGIHDAYSTGRGSIRMRGVVEIEEDNKGRTTIVITELPYQVNPDNLISSIAEQVRDGKIAGISDIHDESSDRAGLRIVVTVKRDAVAKVVLNNLYKHTQLQTSFGANMLSIVDGVPRTLRLDQMIRHYVNHQLDVIVRRTRYLLRKAEERAHILRGLVKALDALDEVIALIRRSADTETARTGLMRLLEIDEIQATAILDMQLRRLSALERQKIVDELAKIELEIADLKDILEKPQRQRAIVRDELQEIVDKYGDERRTKIIAADGDVADEDLIAREDVVVTITETGYAKRTKTDLYRSQKRGGKGVQGAGLKQDDIVKHFFITSTHDWLLFFTNKGRVYRAKAYELPEANRTARGQHVANLLAFQPDEKIAQIIQIRTYTDAPYLVLATRNGLVKKSKLTDFDSNRSGGIVAVNLRDEDELVGAVLCSADEDLLLVSALGQSIRFSATDEALRPMGRATSGVQGMRFNDSDELLSLNVVRDGTYLLVATSGGYAKRTAIEEYTAQGRGGKGVLTIQFDAKRGTLVGALIVDDEDELYAITSGGGVIRTAAKQVRKAGRQTKGVRLMNLAEGDTLLAIARNADEPDPDQLAGDGDTGSSEK
- a CDS encoding DUF3566 domain-containing protein, whose amino-acid sequence is MTTPNQPNDERHQTNGVTERIAPSPIPPRPIPRPVASAENGQSGGGQPGGPQSGGHPGGQPGGHQGQPGPQPGGGQPGANNPNAQPHEIRDNQGDFAAQQGMPDKAPAGDGQDHFDQKTARINTKAEQSAPEGGEKQAGGTAGNGGQQSPYQDGWSQLPQREPQSNLYRPGQAPVTGRPNSGGPVGLSNNTSNARTTADLAAKAARKEAAMVKSVGIDGPTRSIARPELIKDMPDLSEIRHPLPPTEASGPQSTPLSPAVPVAVAAVASGHPLRATVQIRRIDPWSTLKISLVISVAMFFVWMLAVGLLYIVLEGMGVWERLNNTFTDMVSQDGGSVGLIDAGTVFGYAGVIGLINVVLFTALGTVGTFIYNQCCDLVGGIQVTLADPD
- the gyrB gene encoding DNA topoisomerase (ATP-hydrolyzing) subunit B yields the protein MPGSASKESYRPVAAKDSTASGSTKATGKQDYGASSITVLEGLEAVRKRPGMYIGSTGERGLHHLIWEVVDNSVDEAMAGYATKVEVTLLADGGVEVVDDGRGIPVAMHAQGVPTIEVVMTQLHAGGKFDSDSYAVSGGLHGVGISVVNALSTRLEAEIDHDGYHWSQTYKDAIPGKLIQGEPTKKTGTVIRFWADPEVFETTTYNFETVARRLQEMAFLNKGLTIKLTDERVTDSDVTDEVVSETAEAPKHADENGAPAVHKVKTRTYHYPGGLEEFVRHINRTKQPIHNSVVGFTGKGTGHELEVAMQWNSGYSESVHTFANTINTHEGGTHEEGFRAALTTVVNKYAKDKKLIKEKDGNLTGDDIREGLAAIVSVKVGEPQFEGQTKTKLGNTEVKSFVQRACNEHLTHWFEANPADAKTIVNKAVSSAQARMAARKARELVRRKSATDLGGLPGKLADCRSKDPHKSEIYIVEGDSAGGSAKSGRDSMYQAILPIRGKIINVEKARIDKVLKNNEVQSIITAFGTGIHDEFDISKLRYHKIVLMADADVDGQHISTLLLTLLFRFMRPLVEHGHVYLAQPPLYKLKWQRSDPEFAYSDRERDGLMETGLAAGKKINKDDGVQRYKGLGEMNPKELWETTMDPSVRLLRQVTLDDAAAADELFSVLMGEDVEARRSFITRNAKDVRFLDL